The following DNA comes from Vespa crabro chromosome 25, iyVesCrab1.2, whole genome shotgun sequence.
acaCAACGATGGAGGGGTTCATTGTTACGTCAAAAGTGTAACGTATGATCACTTTTATAAgacatgatgatgatgatgatgattcatATCAcatgatatattttcttatctttcatttgtgtataagaaatttttgttttttctttctttctttctttttcttttttttctttttttttttacgtctctttctctctcattatttCGCGATTGTATATTATTGAAAAGGTCACAGATGTTAAAGTGTATGGTTCATTCCACGTACAtgacaaattttaatatttataactctttgtcattgttaattctatctctctctaacttcttatatatatataaaattttaaattattcttgattattcttaaatataaaaaaaaaaaaaaaaaaaaaaacaatatcgtTTATCGTATCGACGTcagataatttataaaaaaaattacaagtatcgtatttaaatcattaaaattgattatttcgtattaacatttaaattctacgtaattttgaattatatataaataatgccATCtctgatgattattattatcgaattaacgtgttaataatttatcgtaatatttaagatattgaagattattaaatatttaaatgattgaatttttcaaaagaaataacctttttttttttttttttttttttttttttaatgatacaaatcattttcattcaattaaaaatgaatatcattTGCATATTACTTTCtatacaaattatatcatagtaaaaacttttcattatcctatttaaatttcttatataaaatttgttgaattaattttatactcacaaattattctaattcaattataaatgatattataactatatatatatatatatatactttttatgatttatattgaatcattgttagaaatttctttcatatgatctttggaatattttgaaatttgtttGGATGAAATTtccaagaaatatttttcatcttagatatatatatgtatatatatctctttcttcctctctctctctctctctctctctctctctctctctctctatctctctctctctatctctttcactatctctctttctttttctcttaaaaactAAACATTCTTTGTATTTAAAACATATTCATATCTGTTCAATGattaaacttttatatatttgtatcttGATAAGATGACATTTATGGAACAGCTGCGCATATATCTTTGACTTTTCTTGATCTGACGGTATCTCATTTAGtctgatattttcatttttccaattagaaatacaattattattagttgaattattacaatattattattattaaaatattaatacaattattagtTGAATGATTTTACtcaattcattttattgtattttatttatttatttatttatttatttatttatttattattattatatatatatatatatattgaaacgtaataattatattatttaatcatttttatataattaaaatcataaaaatattatattacgattgaatattttcttttaattatatatatgagaataatgataatcagaTATAAGAGGTTATGTCATCCAAGTAAAttctaatcttttattttattttttgttttttttatctttcaagaTGAAAATGTGATCTttaataatagagaaataatgaattttataaaatttatcatttatcaggtcatattttttttaaaaaaaaaaaaaaaaaaaaaaaaaaaaaacgctaaCACGTGgagatttaaaatgaaaagaaattttgattttttttttcttcttttttttttttttttgatatcgcAGTGATATTTATACAACCTGTCTTAATCTAATGATCTTGATAATAGACgagtaatatattatcaaagatATTTTCCCTACCCCCTACGGATTCAGCTTCTGAGTGACGTGTGCATATTTCCCCTTCTCTTATTTCTGATCAAAGTTCTATGGACCGTGTATACCTCTTAGCCGTCAGATAAGATTCATTACACACAAAGTAGTCTTGGAACGAGCTTGGGACTGCCTGATAATACTTAtcttatacgtataaatagtGGTCCAAATAGTACTTTCTGATTCAGTATTCCTTAAAATTTTCACAAGTTTAAACGCATAATTCTGTTTAAAATTTAActtgaatttttgaatttcttctttcactctctctttctctctttcttttttttttttctttgtttattttttttttctgtttcattttgtatcattaattattacattacatttatattaataatatatattatattcaagttaatataagagaataaaataaatcaaataaaacaaagcGCAATTTATTGTGCTGTTAATTGTTTTATTGCATGTGTGATATACAAAGCACGAGAATTACGCTCCACATTCAGGTAggatatatgatattaaaaatattcattaatgatatcatataatcaaatttatatatatatatatattttataataacttattttatcaaagtataattaaatagagtaaaatttttgttaaatataattccattatatttttgttatcaaaCTAATGATatcaaatgaaagaaagaaatgttgaaaatttgttgaattgattttttattgaaattaaattattattattattattattattattaattttattaaataaatttaatataaaaaaaaaaaagagaaagaaagagtcatTTAAGTTGTACTTAATGATCATTAATGATGTTCtggtaataaaataattattataaattataatttctttaatattaatttatatatatatatatatatgtatttagttttaaaaagttatatacCTGATGATGAGCCATATCTCAATCATTTAGCATATgcgataagataaaatatttctttgtaacagttttattgtttttcttttttcttttttttattttatatatatatatatatatatatatatatatatatatatatatttttttttttttttttctttctttttaattactaCAGATTTGTCTCATTGATATTAATCTCTACAATATCTTTTCAtagaatttatcttttattatatttatgtttcatttattttacaagtATCAAAACTATCAATGtgattagataataatattaataaatgaaatataaataataataatattaataatattattagatgttaatgatattgtaataataatattaataatattataataatgataatattaataattattaaatgaaatgtaattaattgtACAATATCTAGAATAGTGATTactaatgaatttatatattaattcatttactgtttatctatctaattatttatttatttatttatttattatatttttctttcttctttttatttacaggGTTCTCTTTGTGATAGGCTGGTAAGCCAGTCTACTGGTGGGTGTGCAACCAACTGCGGCAACTGGAAGTTGGCCCTGAACGCAGAGCCCCCGTGGCTTTGCTAGCACCCCCACAGTGATCTTGTCTTAACCCGCCTCCTCACGACTCAATCAATTCTTGTTGACAGCTGCCTCGTATgtgttactttttctttttttttttttttttaattaaaatataagacAATTTTGTGtcgtttgataatttttaaaacatttatcaatttctataaaataatagtaataataataaattattattatttctttctttttagtttGCTGCCTAGCCCCTACAGAGTACCATTTAACCATTTAagtctttgaaaaaaaagaaaaaagaaaagaaaggaaaagaaagaaagaaagaaaaaaaaagcattcaACATGAAGGTAACAAATTTGGATGAACGTATCCATGTGTTGGACAATGACTCAAATGTCATGACCGTCATCAAAGATATTGCAATGAGCGGATTGCAAGAAGAAGCTTTCTATGTACTTGACATTGGAGATATTGTGCGCAAACATCAAATTTGGAAGGAGAAATTGCCACGTGTTGATCCATACTAtggtaaattataaatttcataacaattgaattattaatatttatattattattatatgtatcataaataataattaaatatattaattaatcctttATAGCTGTCAAGTGTAACgataatttaattgtaatCGAAGTCTTGGCCGCTCTTGGAATTGGATTCGATTGTGCTTCTaaagtatgtataatattcaatttatatatatgtgtatatatatatatatatatatatatacatattattactaatatatatatattattcatataaaatactaatttttatattaaatgtttagactgaaattaataaagtatTAAGTGTTGGAGTTGATCCATCCAGAATTGTATTTGCTAATCCTGCTAAACCAGCTTCACATATACGTCATGCTGCTGCTATGGGAGTCGAAACAATGACAGTAGATAATGAAAGCGAATTGCACAAAATTAAAAAGCTTTTTCCAACAGCCAAGGTAATTGTcattaaatatgaataaatttatttcaatatatgaaTGAACTTAACCCTTTGAGTGCTAAATACTCATGTGGCCCATGCAGTCCGTACGGATGGCGCGCGGTTGGCGCTGACGATCGCCGAGGACTGAATACTTTTTCatgcaatagaaataattactgAACATATACATTTGACCATAGTAGTACACTGATCATTTTTGCCAGGCTCATATTTGCGTCCATAGTGCATACCGATAGCATCTCTGTCGGGCGCATATGTGCGCCCATGGTCTGTATCGGTGGCTCTCGCTGGGCGCATATGTGCGCCCACATGACTCAAAGGGTTAAacttcttctcatttttttttctttttttttttttttttttaaataaagaattgatcatacaattttcttatccttttaaCAGGTTATAATTCGTATTCGTTGTGACGCAGAAGTAGCCCAATGTCAGCTTGGTATGAAATTTGGTTGCGATCCAACACAGGAAGCACCTAATCTTTTACGGCTTGCAAGAATATTAAACTTAGATGTTGTTGGTATAAGCTTTCACGTTGGATCAGGATGTCAGGATCCACCTGTTTATCAACGAGCCATTCATCATTCAAGATTGTTGTTTGATTTAGCATCTGACCTTGGATTTAATCCATATCTATTAGATATTGGTGGTGGTTATCCAGGAAATAAAGGGAGTACCATTGACAAAATTGCTGATATCATTAACAAAGCTCTTGATGAATATTTTAACAGtgagtaataaattattttgaattttaatcaatgtaaaaattgattttcaatagataataataacaataataataataataataataataataataataataataataataataatattaataaatgtttagCTGATGACGTACACATAATCGCTGAGCCTGGTAGATTTTACGTAGCATCTGCATTTACTTTAGCCACAAGTATTCACAGCAAGCGTTCAGTACGTGGCGATGAAAATTCTCCAAATTCAATAACGcacaat
Coding sequences within:
- the LOC124432421 gene encoding ornithine decarboxylase-like, with the protein product MKVTNLDERIHVLDNDSNVMTVIKDIAMSGLQEEAFYVLDIGDIVRKHQIWKEKLPRVDPYYAVKCNDNLIVIEVLAALGIGFDCASKTEINKVLSVGVDPSRIVFANPAKPASHIRHAAAMGVETMTVDNESELHKIKKLFPTAKVIIRIRCDAEVAQCQLGMKFGCDPTQEAPNLLRLARILNLDVVGISFHVGSGCQDPPVYQRAIHHSRLLFDLASDLGFNPYLLDIGGGYPGNKGSTIDKIADIINKALDEYFNTDDVHIIAEPGRFYVASAFTLATSIHSKRSVRGDENSPNSITHNMYYINDGVYGSFNCLLYDHQRVTPLPLKNGCGKMIPSSIWGPTCDGLDQVVENILLYEMDLGDWIIFENMGAYTLPVASPFNGFPVPKVHVVADESIWLLLKDALPLTEDHFVIGNTPANLRLGLDIGGTDIDAWNSPTTIELASAEMLTEDATTSSPFIYDYVEVDPLN